A portion of the Stigmatella aurantiaca DW4/3-1 genome contains these proteins:
- a CDS encoding DUF4920 domain-containing protein — protein MKTLRSALLMLAAVPCVALAGAPASTATSQKAPAKADEAECHHPTPPQAAAPKGDWTLTRGEPLKGAPAVKLADVLAKPQEHDGKTVLLEGKVRKACERKGCWMELASSPDAKSPGVRVTFKDYGFFVPVDSAGSAARVEGVVKVAELSEARAKHYEEEGAVVPRGGDGKPREVQLVATGVELRR, from the coding sequence ATGAAGACGCTCCGTTCCGCCTTGCTGATGCTGGCCGCCGTTCCCTGCGTGGCGCTCGCCGGTGCGCCCGCCTCCACCGCGACGTCCCAGAAGGCTCCGGCCAAGGCGGACGAGGCGGAGTGCCACCACCCCACCCCACCGCAAGCGGCCGCGCCGAAAGGCGACTGGACCTTGACGCGGGGAGAGCCCCTCAAGGGCGCTCCGGCCGTGAAGCTGGCGGACGTGCTGGCCAAGCCCCAGGAGCACGACGGCAAGACGGTCCTCCTCGAGGGCAAGGTGCGCAAGGCCTGCGAGCGCAAGGGCTGCTGGATGGAGCTGGCCTCGTCGCCGGATGCCAAGAGCCCGGGGGTCCGGGTGACCTTCAAGGACTACGGCTTCTTCGTGCCCGTGGATTCCGCGGGCTCCGCGGCCCGCGTGGAGGGCGTGGTGAAGGTGGCGGAGCTGAGCGAGGCCCGCGCCAAGCACTATGAAGAGGAAGGCGCCGTCGTCCCCCGGGGCGGCGATGGCAAGCCGCGCGAAGTCCAGCTCGTGGCCACCGGCGTCGAGCTGCGCCGCTAG
- a CDS encoding radical SAM protein: MEGRYSLVEAVRARLAEEQGTLFKEAPYRVALCYPSPYHVGMSSLGYQTIYRELHAHPDVSAERVFLPEDVEAYRRTRTPLFTYESAAHVSGLPMLAFSVAYELELTGLFTLLELAGLPLLREERTAKHPLIIAGGPLTFSNPDPLEPFVDVLLQGEAEELVHVLMDAALSMDREALLEDLARRPGFLVPGRGGKRYFVAKATDARLPARSQIITPQTELRSMFLIEPERGCSRGCHYCVMRRTTNGGMRTVPPERVLSLIPEHARRVGLVGAAVTDHPRIVELLRTLVDAGREVGVSSLRADRLTQELVDTLRRGGASNLTVAADGSSQRMRDLVDRKHSEEQILRAANFARTAGLKQLKVYNVVGLPLEEDADVDELIRFTAELSRIIPVALGVAPFVAKRNTPMDGAPFAGIREVDAKLDRLRRGLRGRAEVRPTSARWAWVEYMLAQCGPEAGLAAMDAWKAGAGFAAFKRAFEARGCVPYLARRVEDGRRNPTVWPTVPHVAPLAADALLEGPLASADGAMRRRSVEH; the protein is encoded by the coding sequence ATGGAGGGCAGGTACTCACTCGTTGAAGCGGTGCGCGCACGGTTGGCGGAGGAGCAAGGGACGCTCTTCAAGGAGGCGCCTTACCGGGTGGCCCTGTGCTATCCGAGCCCCTACCACGTGGGGATGAGCTCCCTCGGCTACCAGACGATCTACCGGGAGCTTCACGCGCATCCGGACGTCTCCGCGGAGCGGGTGTTTCTGCCGGAAGACGTGGAGGCATACCGCCGGACGCGGACCCCGCTCTTCACCTACGAGTCCGCGGCGCACGTCTCGGGCCTGCCCATGCTGGCCTTCTCGGTGGCGTACGAGCTGGAGCTCACCGGGTTGTTCACCCTGTTGGAGCTGGCCGGGCTGCCCCTTCTCCGGGAAGAGCGGACGGCAAAGCATCCGCTGATCATCGCGGGGGGGCCGCTCACGTTCTCCAATCCGGATCCTCTGGAACCCTTCGTGGATGTGCTCCTCCAAGGGGAGGCGGAGGAACTCGTCCATGTCTTGATGGACGCGGCCCTCTCGATGGATCGCGAGGCCCTGCTGGAGGACCTGGCCCGGCGGCCTGGTTTCCTGGTGCCCGGGCGGGGCGGCAAGCGCTACTTCGTCGCCAAGGCGACGGATGCCCGGCTTCCGGCCCGGTCGCAGATCATCACCCCCCAGACCGAGCTGCGCTCGATGTTCCTCATCGAGCCCGAGCGGGGCTGCTCCCGGGGCTGTCACTACTGTGTGATGCGGCGGACCACCAACGGCGGGATGCGGACCGTGCCGCCCGAGCGGGTGCTGTCGCTCATTCCAGAGCATGCGCGGCGCGTGGGGCTGGTGGGTGCGGCCGTGACCGACCACCCGCGCATCGTCGAGCTGTTGCGGACCCTCGTGGACGCGGGGCGCGAGGTGGGCGTGTCCTCCCTGCGCGCGGACCGGCTCACCCAGGAACTGGTGGACACGCTGCGCCGGGGAGGCGCTTCCAACCTCACCGTGGCCGCGGATGGCTCCTCCCAGCGGATGCGCGACCTGGTGGATCGCAAGCACTCGGAGGAGCAGATCCTCCGCGCGGCGAACTTTGCCCGGACCGCCGGCCTCAAGCAGCTCAAGGTCTACAATGTCGTCGGCCTTCCCCTGGAGGAGGACGCGGACGTGGACGAGCTCATCCGCTTCACGGCCGAGCTGTCGCGCATCATTCCCGTGGCGCTGGGCGTGGCCCCCTTCGTGGCCAAGCGGAACACCCCGATGGATGGCGCGCCCTTCGCGGGCATTCGCGAAGTGGATGCGAAGCTGGACCGGTTGAGGCGGGGGCTTCGCGGGCGGGCGGAGGTGCGCCCCACCTCGGCCCGGTGGGCCTGGGTGGAGTACATGCTCGCCCAATGTGGACCCGAGGCGGGGTTGGCCGCCATGGATGCCTGGAAGGCGGGGGCGGGGTTCGCCGCCTTCAAGCGTGCCTTCGAGGCCCGCGGGTGTGTGCCGTATCTGGCCCGCCGGGTGGAGGATGGCCGGAGAAACCCCACCGTGTGGCCCACCGTGCCTCACGTGGCCCCACTCGCGGCCGATGCTCTGCTAGAAGGCCCGCTGGCGTCGGCGGACGGCGCGATGAGGAGACGCAGCGTTGAGCACTGA
- a CDS encoding DNA translocase FtsK has protein sequence MTARKARAEKTVLSRQEIATRRKALAAKKMQTGGASRRAIVGVFLLSASIISLLSVATFNAKDRVGPGFRNMVGPMGHLIAESLRGVVGVCAYLIPLCGGYAAMILFVGDRERRRLPQIAALTLLTLSASVLAHIFFAGEPGWAHPPGGAIGVALGGTLQNLFSTVGTVILVTAVAVAGLIVGTQYTFLKLCSLLWAGACVLGRRASEAAHTFWEAQKVAYQQRQERAAKEKEEEAAFLAQLEADEEELLEAEREAAEAEAAEAEAMAEEAVRLAREAEKEQLQAAKKAAKEAKEVSREAKPLAKEKPAEPAAPVAQVEKRPAPGADPAWASFLSPTPHVPSPDAAAPEPRKRERKSPNIVTAPAAPSAVFPLPPAAVAEEEEPAPPAVAAANVPPQATPAAAGPSAIVPAPASALARMPLIVEPKAPPKPTVPKKRDMEEFEFVGGRKSFSLPPLTVLESDAKERSALDKDAFLVTAEKLRAKLADFGIQGEVVEIRPGPVVTMYEFLPGPGIKVSKIASLSDDLAMAMEAMRVRIVAPIPGKGVVGIEVPNKDRETVYLKEIAEQDAFQKSQSKLTMCMGKDIEGMPYVLDLAKAPHLLIAGTTGSGKSVAVNSMIMSILLKSTPEEVRFIMVDPKMLELSVYEGIPHLLLPVVTDPKKAALALRWAVEEMERRYQLLSEAGVRNIAGYNKLVESSATVVQTPEKAAEEKKPAKAKKVLVVDGSATASSDGPGVAAPKDDLEDMREAVQSEPEALEAPEEAAEADALAAEESAFEASAPPEKKELKKLPYLVVIIDELADLMMVASREVETYVARLAQMARASGIHLMVATQRPSTDVVTGVIKANFPTRISFMLRSKPDSMTILGTVGSEALLGMGDMLIMPPTSAHLQRVHGAFVSETEIKRAVDHLKAQGKPVFDESILKPRDEDSEGGGEEDELSDELYDQALATVSEMRAVSISMLQRKMRIGYNRAARMIERMEREGVVGPADGAKPREVLIRGVGEMPGAGAM, from the coding sequence ATGACGGCCAGGAAGGCCAGGGCGGAGAAGACGGTCCTGTCGAGGCAGGAGATCGCCACGCGTCGCAAGGCGCTGGCGGCCAAGAAGATGCAGACGGGGGGCGCCAGCCGGCGCGCCATCGTGGGCGTCTTCCTGCTCTCGGCATCGATCATCTCTTTATTGTCGGTCGCCACCTTCAACGCGAAGGATCGCGTGGGGCCTGGCTTCCGGAACATGGTGGGCCCCATGGGCCACCTCATCGCCGAGTCCCTGCGCGGTGTGGTGGGCGTGTGTGCCTACCTCATCCCGCTCTGCGGGGGCTACGCGGCCATGATCCTGTTCGTGGGAGATCGTGAACGCCGCCGGTTGCCGCAAATCGCCGCGTTGACCCTGCTGACCCTGAGCGCTTCGGTGCTCGCGCACATCTTCTTCGCCGGGGAGCCGGGGTGGGCCCACCCGCCCGGGGGCGCAATCGGTGTGGCGCTCGGTGGCACCCTCCAGAACCTCTTCTCCACCGTCGGCACCGTCATCCTCGTCACCGCCGTCGCGGTCGCGGGGCTCATCGTCGGCACGCAGTACACCTTCCTGAAGCTGTGCTCCCTGCTGTGGGCGGGCGCCTGTGTGCTCGGCCGCCGTGCCTCCGAGGCTGCCCACACCTTCTGGGAAGCCCAGAAGGTCGCCTACCAGCAGCGCCAGGAGCGGGCCGCCAAGGAGAAGGAGGAGGAGGCCGCCTTCCTGGCCCAGCTCGAGGCGGACGAAGAGGAGCTCCTGGAGGCCGAGCGCGAGGCCGCGGAAGCCGAGGCCGCCGAGGCCGAGGCCATGGCCGAGGAGGCCGTGCGCCTGGCGCGGGAAGCCGAGAAGGAGCAACTGCAAGCCGCCAAGAAGGCCGCGAAGGAGGCCAAGGAGGTCTCCCGCGAGGCCAAGCCCCTGGCAAAGGAGAAGCCCGCCGAGCCCGCCGCCCCCGTGGCCCAGGTCGAGAAGCGGCCTGCCCCGGGTGCGGATCCCGCCTGGGCGTCCTTCCTGTCGCCCACCCCCCACGTGCCCTCCCCGGACGCGGCGGCCCCGGAGCCGCGCAAGCGCGAGCGCAAGTCGCCCAACATCGTCACCGCCCCGGCGGCGCCCAGCGCCGTCTTCCCCCTCCCCCCGGCCGCCGTGGCCGAAGAGGAGGAGCCCGCCCCCCCCGCAGTGGCGGCGGCCAATGTGCCTCCACAGGCCACGCCCGCTGCCGCGGGGCCCTCGGCCATCGTTCCCGCCCCGGCCTCGGCCCTGGCGCGCATGCCGCTCATCGTGGAGCCCAAGGCGCCGCCCAAGCCCACCGTGCCGAAGAAGCGCGACATGGAGGAGTTCGAGTTCGTCGGAGGCCGCAAGAGCTTCTCGCTGCCCCCCTTGACCGTCCTCGAAAGCGACGCGAAGGAGCGCTCGGCGCTCGACAAGGACGCCTTCCTCGTCACCGCCGAGAAGCTGCGCGCCAAGCTGGCGGACTTCGGCATCCAGGGCGAGGTGGTGGAGATCCGCCCCGGGCCCGTCGTCACCATGTACGAGTTCCTGCCGGGGCCCGGCATCAAGGTGAGCAAGATCGCCTCGCTCTCCGATGACCTCGCCATGGCCATGGAGGCCATGCGGGTGCGCATCGTCGCCCCCATCCCCGGCAAGGGCGTGGTGGGCATCGAGGTCCCCAACAAGGACCGCGAGACCGTCTACCTCAAGGAGATCGCCGAGCAGGACGCCTTCCAGAAGAGCCAGAGCAAGCTCACCATGTGCATGGGCAAGGACATCGAGGGCATGCCGTACGTGCTCGACCTGGCCAAGGCCCCCCACCTGCTCATCGCGGGCACCACCGGCTCGGGCAAGTCCGTGGCGGTCAACTCGATGATCATGAGCATCCTCCTCAAGTCCACACCGGAGGAGGTCCGCTTCATCATGGTGGACCCGAAGATGCTCGAGCTGTCGGTCTACGAGGGCATCCCCCACCTGCTGCTGCCGGTGGTCACCGATCCGAAGAAGGCGGCGCTCGCGCTGCGCTGGGCCGTGGAGGAGATGGAGCGCCGCTACCAGCTCCTGTCCGAGGCGGGCGTGCGCAACATCGCCGGGTACAACAAGCTCGTGGAGAGCTCCGCCACCGTCGTCCAGACGCCCGAGAAGGCCGCCGAGGAGAAGAAGCCCGCCAAGGCCAAGAAGGTGCTCGTCGTGGACGGCTCGGCCACGGCCTCCAGCGACGGCCCCGGGGTCGCCGCGCCCAAGGACGACCTGGAGGACATGCGCGAGGCCGTCCAGTCCGAGCCGGAAGCGCTGGAGGCTCCGGAGGAAGCCGCCGAGGCGGACGCTCTGGCGGCCGAGGAGAGTGCTTTCGAGGCCTCCGCCCCTCCGGAGAAGAAGGAGCTCAAGAAGCTGCCCTACCTCGTGGTCATCATCGACGAGTTGGCGGACCTCATGATGGTCGCCAGCCGCGAGGTGGAGACGTACGTGGCGCGCCTGGCGCAGATGGCCCGCGCCTCCGGCATCCACCTGATGGTCGCCACCCAGCGCCCCTCGACGGACGTCGTGACGGGCGTCATCAAGGCCAACTTCCCCACGCGCATCAGCTTCATGCTGCGCTCCAAGCCGGACTCGATGACCATCTTGGGAACGGTGGGCTCCGAAGCCCTGCTCGGCATGGGCGACATGCTCATCATGCCGCCCACCAGCGCCCACCTGCAGCGGGTGCACGGCGCCTTCGTGTCCGAGACGGAAATCAAGCGCGCGGTGGACCACCTCAAGGCCCAGGGCAAGCCCGTCTTCGACGAGTCCATCCTCAAGCCGCGCGACGAGGACTCCGAGGGCGGTGGCGAGGAGGACGAGCTGTCCGACGAGCTGTACGACCAGGCGCTCGCCACGGTGAGCGAGATGCGCGCCGTCTCCATCTCCATGCTCCAGCGCAAGATGCGCATCGGCTACAACCGCGCCGCGCGCATGATCGAACGCATGGAGCGCGAGGGCGTCGTCGGCCCGGCGGATGGGGCCAAGCCCCGCGAGGTGCTCATTCGCGGCGTGGGCGAGATGCCCGGCGCGGGGGCGATGTAA
- the gatC gene encoding Asp-tRNA(Asn)/Glu-tRNA(Gln) amidotransferase subunit GatC gives MKLTLEQVRHVASLARLSLSPDEERRYATQLSAVLDAVAQLQELDVSGVEPTSHATLAASLLREDVTLPSLPAEKGLANAPSKVGTRFAVPKIIE, from the coding sequence ATGAAGCTCACGCTCGAGCAGGTCCGTCATGTGGCCTCGCTGGCCCGGTTGTCGCTGTCGCCCGACGAGGAGCGGCGCTATGCCACGCAGCTCTCAGCGGTCCTCGACGCGGTGGCCCAGCTCCAGGAGCTCGACGTGAGCGGCGTGGAGCCCACCTCGCACGCCACGCTCGCGGCCTCGCTGCTGCGCGAGGACGTGACGCTTCCCTCGTTGCCCGCCGAGAAGGGGCTCGCCAATGCCCCTTCGAAGGTGGGAACCCGTTTTGCCGTACCGAAGATCATCGAGTGA
- the plsY gene encoding glycerol-3-phosphate 1-O-acyltransferase PlsY produces MLVALLLLGYLAGSIPFGVLVTRWARGVDVRDQGSGNIGATNVARVAGKKAGVLVLVLDALKGALPVLLALQWLPGEPRAHVAVGLAAFLGHCFPVWLKLRGGKGVATALGVLLVLVPWAALAGAAVYAVVVKVARMSSLGSLSAGVAAVVTAAFTAAFREYALLSGLLFVFMLWTHRENISRLIRRTERRF; encoded by the coding sequence GTGCTCGTCGCCCTCCTGCTGCTGGGGTACCTCGCGGGCTCCATTCCCTTCGGGGTGCTGGTGACGCGCTGGGCGCGGGGGGTGGATGTCCGCGATCAGGGCAGCGGCAACATTGGCGCCACCAACGTGGCGCGGGTGGCCGGCAAGAAGGCAGGGGTGCTGGTGCTGGTGCTGGATGCGCTCAAGGGGGCGCTGCCAGTGTTGCTGGCCTTGCAGTGGCTGCCAGGGGAGCCCCGGGCGCATGTGGCCGTCGGTCTGGCGGCGTTCCTCGGACACTGCTTCCCCGTGTGGTTGAAGCTGCGGGGCGGCAAGGGGGTGGCCACCGCGCTGGGGGTGTTGCTCGTCCTGGTGCCCTGGGCGGCGCTCGCGGGGGCCGCCGTGTATGCCGTCGTGGTGAAGGTGGCGCGGATGAGTTCGCTGGGCTCGCTCTCGGCGGGGGTGGCCGCCGTCGTCACCGCGGCCTTCACCGCCGCCTTCCGGGAGTACGCGCTCCTGTCAGGGCTCCTCTTCGTCTTCATGCTCTGGACGCACCGGGAGAACATCTCGCGCCTGATTCGCCGGACCGAGCGCCGGTTCTGA
- a CDS encoding DUF2752 domain-containing protein — protein MKVFFPPPNRRLGPVDVLGLVGLTGLLIGRYVPVAKLIPFWGCILRETTGWPCLGCGLTRVADRVAHFNFIGAWEANPMGTVAALLFALAAVVMLLHMAFKMPVPEVQLSPREWTWVRVAFPILLFINYAYVVVKTKFPHLLT, from the coding sequence GTGAAGGTTTTTTTCCCTCCTCCGAATCGCCGGTTGGGTCCCGTGGATGTCCTGGGCCTGGTGGGGCTGACCGGGCTCCTCATTGGCCGCTACGTCCCCGTGGCGAAGCTCATTCCCTTCTGGGGCTGCATCCTGCGTGAGACGACAGGCTGGCCCTGCCTCGGTTGTGGGCTGACCCGGGTGGCCGATCGCGTGGCCCACTTCAACTTCATCGGGGCCTGGGAGGCCAATCCCATGGGGACGGTGGCCGCGCTCCTGTTCGCGCTGGCCGCGGTGGTGATGCTGTTGCACATGGCGTTCAAGATGCCGGTGCCCGAAGTGCAGCTCTCCCCCCGGGAATGGACCTGGGTGCGGGTGGCTTTCCCCATCCTCCTCTTCATCAACTATGCCTATGTGGTGGTGAAGACGAAGTTTCCTCACCTGTTGACCTGA
- a CDS encoding THUMP domain-containing class I SAM-dependent RNA methyltransferase, whose protein sequence is MAERLALFATTARGTEDLLAEELRELGARRIRQDRGGVRFLATLYEALQVCLWSRIAMRVLYPLGEFEARGAEGLYDAAASVPWEEHLTPDHTFAVEATLRDSEHSHSGFVALKVKDALVDRLRRVLGARPDVDTREPDVRVVAHLAREKLSLSLDLCGEPLNRRGYRVRPTPAPLKETLAAALLRAANYTGEEALVDPMCGSGTLLIEAGFIARHRAPGIGRSFAVERWPHQGARAKELLEDLRADARRNERKVLVPIQGFDKDPEALEAARRNIKAARLSEEIQVAEGDATKPLPLPKPGGLLITNPPYGERIGTGGQKGMKSFYFKLGESFQELDGWRAHILSGNPAFESAFHARPSSRREVWNGPIECELLGYRFGFRGGPGAENRSEPALGPANQARDVLPVRPEHEDEEEP, encoded by the coding sequence ATGGCCGAACGCCTCGCCCTTTTCGCCACCACTGCCCGCGGCACCGAGGATCTCCTCGCCGAGGAGCTTCGCGAGCTGGGGGCGCGCCGCATCCGCCAGGACCGGGGAGGCGTGCGCTTCCTTGCTACCTTATATGAGGCCCTCCAGGTCTGCCTCTGGTCTCGCATCGCCATGCGCGTCCTCTACCCGCTCGGGGAGTTCGAAGCGCGGGGAGCCGAAGGCCTCTACGACGCCGCGGCGAGCGTGCCCTGGGAAGAGCACCTCACGCCAGACCACACCTTCGCGGTAGAGGCGACGCTGCGCGACAGCGAGCACAGCCACTCGGGCTTCGTGGCGCTCAAGGTCAAGGATGCCCTCGTGGACCGGCTGCGCCGGGTCCTGGGAGCCCGGCCGGACGTGGACACCCGCGAACCGGACGTGCGCGTGGTGGCCCACCTGGCCCGGGAGAAGCTCTCGCTCTCGCTGGACCTGTGCGGCGAGCCCCTGAACCGCCGCGGCTACCGCGTGCGGCCCACGCCCGCCCCGCTCAAGGAGACCCTGGCCGCCGCCCTGCTGCGCGCGGCGAACTACACCGGCGAAGAGGCGCTGGTGGATCCCATGTGCGGCTCCGGCACGCTGCTCATCGAGGCGGGATTCATCGCGAGGCACCGCGCGCCCGGCATCGGCCGGTCTTTCGCGGTGGAGCGCTGGCCCCACCAGGGGGCTCGCGCCAAGGAACTGCTGGAGGATCTGCGCGCGGATGCCCGCCGCAACGAGCGCAAGGTGCTCGTCCCCATCCAGGGCTTCGACAAGGACCCCGAAGCCCTGGAGGCGGCGCGCCGCAACATCAAGGCGGCGCGGCTGTCCGAGGAGATCCAAGTCGCCGAGGGCGATGCCACGAAGCCCCTCCCCCTGCCCAAACCGGGGGGTCTGCTCATCACCAACCCGCCCTACGGGGAGCGCATCGGCACGGGCGGGCAGAAGGGCATGAAGTCCTTCTATTTCAAGCTCGGCGAGAGCTTCCAGGAGCTGGACGGCTGGCGTGCCCACATCCTCTCGGGCAATCCCGCTTTCGAGAGTGCCTTCCACGCCCGCCCCTCCAGCCGCCGGGAGGTGTGGAACGGCCCCATCGAGTGCGAGTTGCTGGGCTACCGCTTTGGCTTCCGAGGGGGCCCCGGGGCGGAGAACCGCTCAGAACCGGCGCTCGGTCCGGCGAATCAGGCGCGAGATGTTCTCCCGGTGCGTCCAGAGCATGAAGACGAAGAGGAGCCCTGA
- a CDS encoding zf-TFIIB domain-containing protein, with protein MADFDKPSSTEEEYFAREDIEKKRKLALQQADQLAAKQREDLRQLHFMKCPKCGMDLHTLKKGHVELDTCFNCKGVWLDAGELEQVLAQGSENNGKVMGAILNLFKRS; from the coding sequence ATGGCCGATTTCGACAAACCGTCTTCCACCGAAGAGGAATACTTCGCCCGCGAGGATATCGAGAAGAAGCGCAAGCTCGCCCTCCAGCAAGCTGACCAACTGGCCGCGAAGCAGCGGGAGGACCTCAGGCAGCTCCACTTCATGAAGTGCCCCAAGTGCGGCATGGATCTGCACACGCTGAAGAAGGGGCACGTGGAGCTGGACACCTGCTTCAACTGCAAGGGGGTCTGGCTGGACGCGGGCGAGCTGGAGCAGGTGCTTGCCCAGGGCTCGGAGAACAATGGCAAGGTGATGGGCGCCATCCTCAACCTGTTCAAGCGCAGCTAG
- a CDS encoding tetratricopeptide repeat protein produces MDVRCERCKSQYQLEDSRISEAGLTVQCTTCQYVFVVKKKALLVTLPVKPGQESSSPAVLLGSTSPASAAPPEEPPEPNLPPPSGAGERGREWRVRQASGNVFSLKDLTTLQKWIIERKVVRDDEISLTGESWKRLGDIAELATFFQVLDEAQRASLLQAQVELGKALGTPASGGSARAGPVSAGGLGTSPRAPVAMRRGSPLPLLLVFLLVAVGAFFYFQVFIPQREDAARREEAQRVEALKEEEARQARLLAEKAAAEAAPPSVEDAGGENDPAADGGVPAAGGPLDTSDAGDAGAPEDAGDPSDAGVLPDAGGTADAGGDLDGGVPAVKRPEPVRDYNYYMAQGRRLRERERFAAAVDAYGQAAELAPDRAEPYAGRGLALMDLGNPQQAAAEFQQALQLNPRYGEAIIGLAETYRSQGKKAEAVRYYQRYLEILPEGPEAEVARSAIDRLME; encoded by the coding sequence ATGGACGTCCGATGTGAGCGCTGTAAGTCTCAATACCAGCTTGAGGACTCCCGCATCTCCGAGGCCGGCCTCACCGTTCAGTGCACCACGTGCCAATACGTCTTCGTGGTGAAGAAGAAAGCGCTGCTCGTCACACTTCCCGTGAAGCCTGGCCAGGAGTCGTCCTCGCCGGCGGTGCTCCTGGGGAGCACCTCGCCCGCCTCCGCGGCGCCTCCGGAGGAGCCTCCTGAGCCGAACCTGCCTCCGCCGAGCGGGGCAGGCGAGCGGGGACGGGAGTGGCGGGTGCGTCAGGCCAGCGGAAATGTCTTCTCGCTCAAGGATCTCACCACGCTCCAGAAGTGGATCATCGAGCGCAAGGTGGTGCGGGACGATGAGATCTCCCTGACGGGGGAGAGCTGGAAGCGGCTGGGGGACATCGCCGAACTGGCGACGTTCTTCCAGGTCCTGGACGAGGCCCAGCGGGCGTCCCTGCTTCAGGCCCAGGTGGAGCTTGGCAAGGCCCTGGGAACTCCTGCCTCTGGTGGGAGCGCTCGGGCGGGTCCAGTGAGCGCCGGGGGCCTGGGCACCTCGCCTCGGGCGCCCGTGGCCATGCGGCGGGGAAGCCCGTTGCCCCTGCTGTTGGTGTTCCTGCTGGTGGCCGTGGGGGCGTTCTTCTACTTCCAGGTGTTCATCCCCCAGCGCGAGGACGCCGCACGCCGGGAAGAAGCCCAGAGGGTCGAGGCGCTGAAGGAAGAGGAGGCGCGGCAGGCACGGCTCCTCGCCGAAAAAGCCGCCGCGGAAGCGGCCCCCCCCTCAGTCGAGGATGCCGGGGGTGAAAATGACCCTGCTGCCGATGGGGGCGTGCCCGCCGCGGGAGGGCCGCTGGACACCAGCGACGCGGGGGATGCGGGGGCTCCAGAGGATGCGGGAGACCCGTCCGACGCTGGCGTTCTGCCCGATGCGGGGGGAACGGCGGACGCGGGGGGGGACCTGGATGGGGGCGTCCCGGCGGTGAAGCGGCCCGAGCCGGTGCGCGACTACAACTACTATATGGCGCAGGGCAGGCGCCTGCGGGAGCGGGAGCGCTTCGCGGCGGCCGTGGATGCCTACGGGCAGGCGGCGGAGCTCGCGCCAGACCGGGCGGAGCCCTATGCGGGCCGGGGGCTGGCGCTGATGGACCTGGGCAACCCCCAGCAGGCGGCGGCGGAGTTCCAACAGGCCCTCCAGCTCAACCCGCGATACGGGGAGGCCATTATTGGACTTGCGGAAACCTATCGCTCCCAGGGAAAGAAGGCGGAAGCGGTTCGCTATTACCAGAGGTACCTCGAGATTCTGCCGGAGGGTCCCGAGGCAGAGGTGGCGCGCAGCGCCATCGATCGTTTGATGGAGTGA
- a CDS encoding antibiotic biosynthesis monooxygenase family protein, with product MIVAISRFRPPEDQLEPLVARLQGRSRLVDRHEGFLGLEVLRSFERQPEFLLITRWRDKEALKAYLQSEDFQAAKAAGGVQADATFAMYEVVAQ from the coding sequence ATGATCGTCGCCATCTCCCGCTTCCGTCCCCCCGAGGACCAGCTGGAGCCCCTGGTTGCCCGGCTCCAGGGGCGCTCACGGCTCGTGGACCGGCACGAGGGCTTCCTGGGCCTGGAAGTGCTGCGCTCCTTCGAGCGCCAGCCGGAGTTCCTGCTGATCACCCGGTGGAGGGACAAGGAGGCCTTGAAGGCCTACCTCCAGTCGGAGGACTTCCAGGCAGCCAAGGCCGCCGGGGGAGTCCAGGCGGACGCCACCTTCGCGATGTACGAAGTCGTGGCCCAATGA